A section of the Hevea brasiliensis isolate MT/VB/25A 57/8 chromosome 17, ASM3005281v1, whole genome shotgun sequence genome encodes:
- the LOC110641731 gene encoding 36.4 kDa proline-rich protein — protein sequence MDSSKISALLLICMLFISSATPIFGCGSCGKPKPKRKGHKGKSPRGPITIPPIVKPPINLPPVIPPIVKPPITIPPIVKPPVTVPPITVPPVVTKPPKGGSTPCPPPPGAKATCPIDTVKLGACVDLLGGLVHIGLGDPVVNECCPVLQGLVELEAAVCLCTTLKLKLLNLNIFVPLALQLLVTCGKTPPPGYTCSL from the coding sequence ATGGACTCCTCCAAGATCTCAGCTCTCCTCCTCATTTGCATGCTCTTCATTTCCTCTGCCACCCCAATTTTTGGCTGTGGTTCTTGCGGCAAGCCAAAACCAAAGCGCAAGGGCCACAAGGGAAAATCTCCTAGGGGTCCCATTACCATTCCTCCCATTGTTAAGCCTCCGATCAACTTGCCACCAGTCATCCCTCCTATTGTCAAGCCACCAATCACCATCCCTCCCATTGTGAAGCCGCCGGTGACTGTTCCTCCTATCACTGTTCCTCCAGTGGTCACTAAGCCACCAAAGGGAGGTAGTACTCCATGCCCACCACCACCAGGAGCTAAGGCTACATGCCCAATTGATACCGTGAAACTGGGTGCCTGCGTGGATCTTCTAGGTGGGTTAGTGCACATTGGCCTTGGCGACCCAGTTGTGAACGAGTGCTGCCCAGTTCTTCAAGGACTTGTGGAGCTTGAAGCTGCAGTCTGCTTGTGCACCACTCTCAAGCTCAAGCTTCTCAACCTTAATATCTTTGTCCCCCTTGCTCTTCAACTCCTAGTTACCTGTGGCAAGACACCTCCTCCTGGTTACACCTGCTCTCTTTAG